One segment of Comamonas thiooxydans DNA contains the following:
- a CDS encoding (2Fe-2S)-binding protein codes for MNVQFMVNGRAASIDVPPNTLLVQALREQLRLTGTHVGCDTSQCGACTVLVNGKAIKSCTMLAVQAQGAEVQTIEGMAAADGTMHPMQAAFKQCHGLQCGFCTPGMVMSAVDLCRQKPQATDAEIRELLEGNICRCTGYQNIVAAVKAGRDGMSAT; via the coding sequence ATGAATGTTCAGTTCATGGTCAATGGCCGCGCGGCCAGCATTGACGTCCCCCCCAATACCTTGCTGGTGCAGGCGCTGCGTGAACAGCTGCGCCTGACGGGCACCCATGTGGGCTGCGATACCAGCCAGTGCGGAGCCTGCACGGTGCTGGTCAATGGCAAGGCCATCAAGTCCTGCACCATGCTGGCCGTGCAGGCCCAGGGTGCGGAGGTGCAGACCATAGAGGGCATGGCCGCTGCCGATGGAACCATGCATCCCATGCAGGCGGCGTTCAAGCAGTGCCATGGCCTGCAGTGCGGCTTCTGCACGCCCGGCATGGTGATGAGTGCGGTGGATCTGTGCCGCCAAAAGCCTCAGGCCACCGATGCCGAGATCCGCGAACTGCTCGAAGGCAATATCTGCCGTTGCACGGGCTACCAGAACATCGTCGCCGCCGTCAAAGCGGGTCGCGACGGCATGAGCGCCACCTGA
- a CDS encoding helix-turn-helix domain-containing protein, translating into MPPASPAISAQAAAHPGARDSLLVLARQQLLAMDSSHALAPSGLAPWLWRSWQRCVAQGRHPAQKVEFEAVGPHALRHAQDQHQLLLQAARPVMTQLVAAVGAMRYFCLLTDAQGLALEVQGPVDHSDLRALAVGRVGVDLSERGVGTSAIGATLAELSPVWLHRQEHFFDDLRDYSCAGAPVFGPQGECLGMLDITGIDVPERPELLLLALRCARAIEDRLLRALPHTLLLRVNWPGGPLGQEGEGLMVFDAEGRLLGSNTVARQLVPRPLQAPGEDSLIQSHELLALPWSHLIEHARQRPEAPLQLPLWSGLRLLALAQAGPLLRAPVMPGSGTACRGTSASAMTTPLRTSELLLIQQAMQEAHGNVTVAARNLGLSRATLYRRLASK; encoded by the coding sequence ATGCCGCCTGCCAGCCCCGCCATTTCCGCGCAAGCCGCAGCCCATCCAGGTGCACGCGATTCACTGCTTGTACTAGCCAGGCAGCAGTTGCTGGCGATGGACTCATCCCATGCGCTGGCACCATCTGGCCTGGCTCCCTGGCTGTGGCGCTCGTGGCAGCGCTGCGTGGCGCAGGGCCGTCATCCCGCACAAAAAGTGGAGTTCGAGGCCGTCGGACCTCACGCGCTGCGCCACGCCCAGGACCAGCACCAGCTGCTGCTGCAGGCCGCACGCCCGGTCATGACGCAACTGGTCGCGGCCGTGGGCGCCATGCGCTACTTCTGCCTGCTGACCGATGCCCAGGGACTGGCACTTGAAGTGCAAGGCCCCGTCGACCACAGCGATCTGCGCGCGCTGGCCGTAGGCCGTGTCGGCGTGGATCTGTCCGAGCGCGGCGTGGGCACCTCAGCCATAGGCGCGACACTGGCCGAACTCAGCCCGGTATGGCTGCACAGACAAGAGCATTTTTTTGACGACCTGCGCGACTACAGCTGCGCAGGCGCTCCGGTATTCGGCCCTCAGGGCGAATGCCTGGGCATGCTGGACATCACGGGCATTGATGTACCCGAGCGTCCCGAACTGCTGCTGCTGGCACTGCGCTGCGCACGCGCCATCGAAGATCGATTGCTGCGGGCCCTGCCTCATACCCTGCTGCTACGCGTGAACTGGCCCGGCGGACCTCTGGGCCAGGAAGGCGAAGGCCTGATGGTGTTTGATGCCGAAGGCCGATTGCTGGGCAGCAATACCGTGGCCAGACAACTGGTGCCGCGTCCTCTGCAAGCCCCAGGGGAGGACTCGCTCATTCAGAGCCATGAGCTGCTGGCCCTGCCCTGGAGTCATCTGATCGAACATGCGCGCCAACGGCCCGAGGCGCCACTGCAACTGCCGCTGTGGTCCGGTCTGCGCCTGCTGGCACTGGCGCAGGCCGGTCCCTTGCTGCGCGCCCCAGTCATGCCGGGTTCCGGCACAGCCTGCCGGGGAACATCTGCCAGTGCCATGACCACGCCGCTGCGCACCAGCGAGTTGCTGCTGATTCAGCAGGCCATGCAGGAGGCTCACGGGAATGTAACCGTGGCCGCCCGCAACCTGGGATTGAGCCGGGCCACGCTCTATCGCCGGCTGGCCAGCAAATAA
- a CDS encoding TRAP transporter small permease subunit, which yields MQALLALSRAIDRLNAFVGKYSIWLIFAATFISAANAIVRKAFDTSSNAFLEVQWYLFAWSFLIAAGYTLLHREHVRIDVINSRLSKKAQVWIDIIGFAFFLTPLCLTILWLSMPVVIQMYQSGEMSGNPGGLIRWPVWTAIPVGITLLLLQGISELIKRIAFLTGDGPDPMGKLSDKSAEEELAEALRAEADRKQAEALAAQAKA from the coding sequence ATGCAGGCTTTACTCGCCCTGTCCAGGGCTATCGACAGGCTCAACGCCTTTGTCGGCAAATATTCCATCTGGCTGATATTTGCCGCCACCTTCATCAGCGCCGCCAACGCCATTGTTCGCAAGGCCTTTGACACCAGCTCCAATGCCTTTCTGGAAGTCCAGTGGTATCTGTTCGCATGGTCATTTCTGATTGCTGCGGGCTACACCCTGCTGCATCGCGAACATGTGCGCATCGACGTGATCAACAGCCGTCTGTCCAAAAAGGCCCAGGTCTGGATCGACATCATCGGCTTTGCCTTCTTTCTCACCCCGCTATGCCTGACCATTCTGTGGCTGAGCATGCCGGTGGTGATTCAGATGTACCAGTCCGGCGAAATGTCGGGCAACCCCGGCGGGCTGATTCGCTGGCCCGTATGGACGGCAATTCCTGTAGGCATCACCTTGCTGCTGCTGCAGGGCATCTCCGAGCTGATCAAGCGCATTGCCTTCCTGACCGGTGACGGCCCCGACCCCATGGGCAAGCTCAGCGACAAGAGCGCCGAAGAAGAATTGGCCGAGGCCCTGCGTGCCGAAGCCGATCGCAAGCAGGCTGAGGCGCTGGCCGCCCAGGCCAAGGCCTAA
- a CDS encoding TRAP transporter large permease subunit: MEFIATNYAPIMFAGLICFLLLGFPVAFSLGAAGLAFGFLGIELGVFPSSVMAWLPQRLIGIMANDTLLAVPFFTLMGLILERSGMAEDLLDTVGQVFGPIRGGLALAVIFVGALLAATTGVVAASVISMGLISLPIMLRYGYDRRLASGVIAASGTLAQIIPPSLVLILMADQLGKSVGDMYKGAFIPGFMLMGLYVVWVAFLAIFKPHTVPALPPEARIYRESNGNSGYTSLAVVMGISTIVAIFLANHMADLHTWWQGKEITEVATDEKIVTAMCGGTFIAFVIASLNRVLKLGLLSKLAERVTFVLIPPLLLIFLVLGTIFLGIATPTEGGAMGAMAALIMGFARRRLNMDLLKQALASTTKLASFVMFIMIGATTFSLVFQAADGPKWVEHLLTSLPGGQVGFLIVVNIMIFFLAFFLDYFELSFIVVPLLGPVAEKMGIDLIWFGVLLAVNMQTSFMHPPFGFALFFLRSVAPDKQYVDKVTHKVIEPVTTMQIYKGAVPFVLIQLVMVGVLIAFPGIVTGALDKPVVVDMNKVGDEMLNQLNDAGGGYGADNPFGAPEGGEEGSAVPAPPAEGSQPAPAAPDAGGYGSDDPAKALQDSLNAAPAAK; the protein is encoded by the coding sequence ATGGAATTCATCGCTACCAACTACGCCCCCATCATGTTTGCGGGGCTGATCTGCTTTTTGCTGCTGGGCTTTCCCGTGGCCTTCAGCCTGGGCGCTGCGGGCCTGGCCTTCGGCTTTCTGGGCATCGAACTCGGGGTCTTTCCCTCCTCCGTGATGGCCTGGCTGCCTCAGCGCCTGATCGGCATCATGGCCAACGACACCTTGCTGGCCGTGCCTTTCTTCACCTTGATGGGCCTGATTCTCGAACGCTCAGGCATGGCAGAGGACCTGCTCGACACAGTCGGTCAGGTGTTCGGCCCCATCCGCGGCGGTCTGGCGCTGGCCGTGATCTTTGTGGGCGCGCTGCTGGCTGCCACCACTGGCGTGGTTGCTGCGTCGGTGATCTCCATGGGCCTGATCTCCCTGCCCATCATGTTGCGCTACGGCTATGACCGCCGCCTCGCATCGGGCGTGATTGCGGCCTCGGGCACGCTGGCCCAGATCATCCCGCCCTCGCTGGTGCTGATTCTGATGGCCGACCAGCTGGGCAAGAGCGTGGGCGATATGTACAAGGGCGCCTTCATCCCCGGCTTCATGCTCATGGGCCTGTACGTGGTCTGGGTGGCATTCCTGGCCATCTTCAAGCCCCATACCGTGCCTGCACTGCCGCCCGAAGCGCGCATCTACCGCGAGTCCAACGGCAACTCCGGCTATACCTCGCTGGCCGTGGTCATGGGCATCTCGACCATCGTGGCCATCTTCCTGGCCAATCACATGGCCGACCTGCACACCTGGTGGCAGGGCAAGGAAATCACCGAAGTCGCCACCGACGAGAAGATCGTCACCGCCATGTGCGGCGGCACCTTCATCGCCTTCGTGATCGCCTCGCTCAATCGGGTCCTCAAGCTGGGTCTGCTGTCCAAGCTGGCCGAGCGCGTGACCTTTGTGCTGATCCCTCCGCTGCTGCTGATCTTCCTGGTGCTCGGCACCATCTTCCTGGGCATTGCAACACCTACCGAAGGCGGTGCCATGGGCGCCATGGCGGCACTGATCATGGGTTTTGCCCGCCGTCGCCTGAACATGGACCTGCTCAAGCAGGCCCTGGCCTCGACCACCAAGCTGGCCAGCTTTGTGATGTTCATCATGATCGGCGCCACCACCTTCAGCCTGGTCTTCCAGGCTGCAGACGGCCCCAAGTGGGTGGAGCATCTGCTGACCAGCCTGCCCGGCGGCCAAGTGGGCTTCCTGATCGTGGTCAACATCATGATCTTCTTCTTGGCCTTCTTCCTGGACTACTTTGAACTCTCGTTCATCGTGGTGCCGCTGCTGGGCCCCGTGGCCGAGAAGATGGGCATCGACCTGATCTGGTTCGGCGTGCTGCTGGCCGTGAACATGCAGACCTCGTTCATGCATCCGCCCTTCGGCTTTGCACTGTTCTTCCTGCGCTCGGTCGCTCCCGACAAGCAATACGTCGACAAGGTCACGCACAAGGTCATCGAGCCCGTCACCACCATGCAGATCTACAAGGGTGCCGTGCCTTTTGTGCTGATTCAGCTGGTGATGGTGGGTGTGCTCATCGCCTTCCCCGGCATCGTGACCGGCGCGCTCGACAAACCCGTGGTCGTAGACATGAACAAGGTGGGCGACGAGATGCTCAACCAGCTCAACGATGCCGGCGGTGGCTATGGCGCAGACAACCCCTTCGGAGCGCCTGAAGGCGGTGAAGAAGGCTCTGCAGTGCCCGCGCCCCCTGCCGAGGGCAGCCAGCCTGCCCCGGCCGCACCCGATGCGGGTGGCTATGGCTCGGATGATCCGGCCAAGGCCTTGCAGGATTCGCTGAACGCAGCGCCTGCAGCCAAGTAA
- a CDS encoding TRAP transporter substrate-binding protein, protein MDRRSILKNAGIAGVLAAGAAPAVHAQAAVRWRLASSFPKSLDTIFGSAEKLSQLVKAMSGGKFEISVHPAGELMPAFGVVDALQGDTIDMAQTAAYYFTGKDPIFAFSCAVPFGLTALQMNGWKDHGNGRKLLDAFFAKYNFKTASAGNTTTQMGGWYRKEIKTVEDLKGLKMRLGGGVFGEAMAKLGVVAQNMPAGDVYQALEKGTLDAVEFVGPYDDEKLGFNKVAPYYYYPGWWEGSAELEFFINIKKYNALSPENKAILDAATRVAAADMTSKYQVLNPQAIKRLVANKTQLKMFPKPLMDAGFKASMEVFAEHEAKSPEFKKIHQDMRAFQRDQILWNRFSEYPFNQYMATAKI, encoded by the coding sequence GTGGATCGTCGTTCCATTCTGAAAAATGCCGGTATCGCCGGCGTGCTGGCCGCGGGTGCAGCACCTGCTGTTCACGCCCAGGCCGCTGTGCGCTGGCGCCTGGCCTCCAGCTTCCCCAAGTCGCTGGACACCATCTTCGGCAGTGCTGAAAAGCTGTCGCAACTGGTCAAGGCCATGTCGGGCGGCAAGTTCGAGATTTCGGTGCACCCCGCTGGCGAGCTGATGCCCGCTTTCGGCGTGGTGGATGCGCTGCAGGGCGATACCATTGACATGGCACAGACCGCTGCCTACTACTTCACCGGCAAGGATCCCATCTTCGCCTTCAGCTGCGCCGTGCCCTTCGGCCTGACCGCACTGCAGATGAACGGCTGGAAGGATCATGGCAACGGCCGCAAGCTCCTTGACGCCTTCTTTGCCAAGTACAACTTCAAGACCGCATCGGCCGGCAACACCACGACCCAGATGGGCGGCTGGTATCGCAAGGAAATCAAGACCGTGGAAGACCTCAAGGGTCTGAAGATGCGTCTGGGCGGCGGTGTGTTCGGCGAAGCCATGGCCAAGCTGGGCGTGGTGGCGCAGAACATGCCCGCAGGCGATGTTTACCAGGCTCTGGAAAAGGGTACGCTGGACGCCGTGGAGTTCGTCGGTCCCTACGACGATGAAAAGCTGGGCTTCAACAAGGTTGCGCCTTACTACTACTACCCCGGCTGGTGGGAAGGCTCTGCCGAGCTGGAGTTCTTCATCAACATCAAGAAGTACAACGCACTGTCGCCCGAGAACAAGGCGATCCTGGACGCTGCCACCCGCGTGGCTGCTGCCGATATGACCAGCAAGTACCAGGTGCTCAATCCTCAGGCCATCAAGCGCCTGGTGGCCAACAAGACCCAGCTCAAGATGTTCCCCAAGCCTTTGATGGATGCCGGCTTCAAGGCCTCCATGGAAGTGTTTGCCGAGCACGAAGCCAAGTCGCCCGAATTCAAGAAGATCCACCAGGACATGCGTGCCTTCCAGCGCGACCAGATTCTGTGGAACCGCTTCTCCGAGTATCCCTTCAATCAGTACATGGCGACTGCCAAGATCTGA
- a CDS encoding ABC transporter substrate-binding protein, whose amino-acid sequence MDRRSLVKHVGMAGVLAAGVAPAVRSQEVLRWRLVTSFPKVLDAISGGAEKFAQSLRLMSGGQIEVSVHSAGELMPAFGVMEGVQNGVVEMALTAPYYFTDKDYCFALGCAVPFGLTARQMDAWMEWGGGRKLMDDFYAQYNIKSLSAGNTGTQMGGWYRKEIRTVQDLHGLRMRAGGGLLGDALQKLGVQAVNMPIGDAQQALEKGRLDAVEFVGPYDDQKLGFGKIAPYYYYPGWWEGGAELAYFINAKAFAALTPELRAMVEAAAALAAKDLTAKYLAYNPAALKKLLSERVQLRAFPRELMDAGFKAVMATMAEHEGKSAQFKKIHRSMRGFQHDQLLWDRFSEFRYASYMSAVRL is encoded by the coding sequence ATGGATCGTCGCTCACTCGTCAAACATGTGGGCATGGCCGGTGTGCTGGCAGCGGGCGTGGCTCCTGCGGTGCGCAGCCAGGAAGTGCTGCGCTGGCGCCTGGTGACGAGTTTCCCCAAGGTCCTCGACGCCATCTCTGGCGGGGCCGAGAAATTTGCCCAGTCGCTGCGTCTCATGTCGGGCGGCCAGATCGAGGTCAGCGTGCACTCTGCTGGTGAGCTGATGCCTGCCTTTGGCGTGATGGAGGGGGTGCAGAACGGCGTGGTCGAAATGGCTTTGACCGCTCCCTACTATTTCACCGACAAGGACTACTGCTTTGCACTGGGGTGCGCCGTGCCCTTTGGTCTGACGGCGCGGCAGATGGATGCCTGGATGGAGTGGGGCGGTGGGCGCAAGCTCATGGATGATTTCTACGCCCAGTACAACATCAAGAGCCTGAGCGCCGGCAACACCGGCACGCAGATGGGGGGCTGGTATCGCAAGGAAATCAGGACCGTGCAGGATCTGCACGGGCTGCGCATGCGCGCCGGCGGCGGCTTGCTCGGCGATGCGCTGCAAAAACTCGGTGTGCAGGCCGTCAACATGCCCATCGGTGACGCACAGCAGGCGCTGGAAAAAGGTCGTCTCGATGCGGTGGAGTTTGTCGGGCCCTACGACGACCAGAAGCTGGGCTTCGGCAAGATCGCGCCCTATTACTACTATCCGGGCTGGTGGGAGGGCGGTGCCGAGCTGGCCTATTTCATCAATGCCAAGGCCTTTGCGGCCCTGACGCCCGAGCTGCGCGCCATGGTGGAGGCCGCAGCGGCGCTGGCCGCCAAGGATCTGACTGCCAAGTACCTGGCGTACAACCCCGCAGCGCTCAAGAAGCTGCTCAGCGAACGCGTGCAACTGCGAGCCTTTCCACGCGAGCTCATGGATGCGGGGTTCAAGGCCGTGATGGCCACCATGGCCGAGCATGAGGGCAAGTCGGCTCAGTTCAAGAAAATTCACAGAAGCATGCGCGGATTTCAGCACGACCAGTTGCTCTGGGATCGTTTCTCCGAGTTCCGCTATGCCAGCTATATGAGTGCGGTACGTCTGTAG
- the dxs gene encoding 1-deoxy-D-xylulose-5-phosphate synthase: MSTNTSSLLHSINDPADMRGLSRAQLKTLAAELRNYVIDSVSMTGGHLSSNLGTVELTVALHSVFNTPYDRIVWDVGHQTYPHKILTGRRDRMGTLRQFGGLSGFPQRAESEYDTFGTAHSSTSISAALGMALAAKQKGEDRRAIAVIGDGAMTAGMAFEALNNGGVHDANLLVILNDNDMSISPPVGALNRYLAQLMSGQFYAKARDVGKSVLKQVPPLLELAKRLEQQAKGMVVPATMFEQFGFNYIGPIDGHDLDSLIPTLENIKGLKGPQFLHVVTKKGQGYKLAEADPVAYHGPGKFDPAVGLVKPATPAKQTFTQVFGHWLCDMAAKDQRLVGITPAMREGSGMVEFHKRFPGRYYDVGIAEQHAVTFAGGMACEGVKPVVAIYSTFLQRAYDQLIHDVALQNLPVVFALDRAGLVGADGATHAGAYDIAFVRCIPNMSMACPADERETRQLLTTAYEQDHPVCVRYPRGAGVGVTPLESLEGLPFGKGEMRRESASKKVAILAFGSLLYPALQAAEALDASVANMRWAKPLDEALLLQIAADHELIVTLEEGCVMGGAGSAVMECLAANGLSKSMLQLGLPDEFIEHGDPAKLLALQGLDAAGIEASIRKRLAAG, from the coding sequence ATGTCCACGAATACTTCTTCCCTGCTGCACAGCATCAACGATCCCGCAGACATGCGCGGCCTCTCGCGTGCCCAGCTCAAGACCCTGGCCGCGGAACTGCGCAATTATGTGATCGACAGCGTCTCCATGACCGGCGGGCACCTCAGCTCCAACCTGGGGACGGTGGAGTTGACCGTGGCGCTGCACTCGGTGTTCAACACGCCCTATGACCGCATCGTCTGGGATGTGGGCCACCAGACTTATCCGCACAAGATATTGACCGGTCGTCGCGATCGCATGGGCACGCTGCGCCAGTTCGGCGGCCTGTCCGGCTTTCCCCAGCGGGCCGAGAGCGAATACGACACCTTTGGCACGGCGCACTCGTCCACCAGCATTTCTGCGGCGCTGGGCATGGCTCTGGCCGCCAAGCAAAAAGGTGAAGACCGGCGGGCCATTGCCGTGATTGGTGACGGCGCGATGACGGCCGGCATGGCTTTCGAGGCGCTGAACAACGGCGGCGTGCATGACGCCAACCTGCTGGTCATCCTCAATGACAACGACATGAGCATCAGCCCGCCCGTGGGCGCGCTCAATCGCTATCTGGCCCAGCTGATGAGCGGCCAGTTCTACGCCAAGGCCCGCGATGTGGGCAAGAGCGTCCTGAAGCAGGTGCCGCCGTTGCTGGAGCTGGCCAAGCGTCTGGAGCAGCAAGCCAAGGGCATGGTCGTGCCTGCCACCATGTTCGAGCAGTTCGGCTTCAACTACATCGGTCCCATCGATGGCCATGACCTCGACTCGCTGATTCCCACGCTGGAGAACATCAAGGGGCTCAAGGGCCCGCAGTTCCTGCATGTGGTCACCAAGAAGGGCCAGGGCTACAAGCTGGCCGAAGCCGACCCCGTGGCCTATCACGGTCCCGGGAAATTCGATCCGGCGGTCGGTCTGGTCAAGCCGGCCACGCCTGCCAAGCAGACCTTCACCCAGGTGTTTGGTCACTGGCTCTGCGATATGGCGGCCAAGGACCAGCGTCTGGTCGGCATCACACCCGCCATGCGCGAGGGCTCGGGCATGGTGGAGTTTCATAAGCGCTTTCCCGGCCGCTACTACGACGTGGGCATCGCCGAGCAGCATGCAGTCACTTTCGCCGGTGGTATGGCCTGCGAAGGCGTCAAGCCCGTGGTGGCCATCTATTCCACTTTCTTGCAGCGTGCCTACGACCAACTGATCCACGACGTTGCACTGCAGAACCTGCCCGTGGTGTTTGCGCTGGATCGCGCCGGTCTGGTGGGCGCCGACGGTGCCACGCACGCCGGCGCTTACGACATCGCCTTTGTGCGCTGCATTCCCAATATGAGCATGGCCTGCCCGGCGGACGAACGCGAAACGCGCCAGTTGCTGACCACAGCCTATGAGCAGGATCACCCTGTCTGCGTGCGCTACCCGCGCGGCGCCGGTGTGGGCGTGACTCCGCTGGAAAGCCTGGAAGGCCTGCCCTTTGGCAAGGGCGAGATGCGCCGTGAATCAGCCTCCAAAAAGGTGGCGATTCTGGCCTTTGGCAGCTTGCTGTACCCTGCCTTGCAGGCCGCCGAAGCCTTGGATGCCAGCGTTGCCAATATGCGCTGGGCCAAGCCTCTCGATGAAGCGCTGTTGCTCCAGATTGCTGCAGACCATGAGCTCATCGTCACGCTGGAAGAAGGCTGCGTCATGGGCGGCGCTGGCAGTGCCGTCATGGAATGCCTGGCCGCCAACGGTCTGAGCAAGAGCATGCTGCAGCTGGGTCTGCCCGACGAGTTCATCGAGCATGGCGACCCCGCCAAGCTGCTTGCGCTGCAGGGGCTGGATGCGGCAGGCATCGAGGCCTCCATCCGAAAGCGTCTGGCTGCAGGCTGA
- a CDS encoding polyprenyl synthetase family protein: MNESMIAEPSTPLNEGKPALDFSVWIQERLARTEDALSRWVGINAPAGLGEAMRYAVLDGGKRLRPLLVWAAAEAVGGLAAATLRAGCAVELIHAYSLVHDDMPCMDNDTMRRGKPTVHVQFGEASALLAGDALQALAFELLLPEDDGIPCSMQAKLCRLLGAAAGSQGMAGGQAIDLASVGKQLSEVQLREMHRLKTGALLLGSVLMGAACNAQTDARALAALTDYGQALGVAFQVVDDILDVVADSATLGKTAGKDAANDKPTFVSLLGLEAARAHAEQLRLQAHAALTRSGLADTQALAALADMVVQRTH; encoded by the coding sequence ATGAATGAATCAATGATTGCCGAACCATCGACGCCTTTGAACGAGGGCAAGCCTGCCCTGGATTTTTCCGTCTGGATACAGGAGAGACTGGCGCGCACCGAAGATGCGCTGTCGCGCTGGGTGGGCATCAATGCACCTGCGGGCCTGGGCGAGGCCATGCGCTATGCCGTGCTCGATGGTGGCAAGCGCTTGCGACCGCTGCTGGTCTGGGCGGCCGCCGAGGCGGTGGGCGGTCTGGCTGCGGCCACGCTGCGCGCAGGTTGTGCCGTGGAACTGATTCACGCTTATTCCCTGGTGCACGACGACATGCCCTGCATGGACAATGACACCATGCGCCGTGGCAAGCCCACCGTGCATGTGCAGTTTGGCGAAGCCTCGGCCTTGCTGGCCGGCGATGCCCTGCAGGCTCTGGCGTTCGAGCTGTTGCTGCCTGAAGACGACGGAATTCCCTGCTCCATGCAGGCCAAGCTGTGTCGCCTGCTTGGTGCGGCTGCGGGCAGCCAGGGCATGGCCGGCGGCCAGGCCATCGACCTGGCCAGCGTGGGCAAGCAACTGAGCGAGGTGCAGCTGCGCGAAATGCACCGCCTCAAGACCGGAGCGCTGCTGCTGGGCAGCGTGCTCATGGGGGCGGCATGCAATGCACAGACCGATGCCAGGGCACTGGCCGCGCTGACCGACTATGGTCAGGCTCTGGGCGTGGCCTTCCAGGTGGTGGACGACATTCTGGATGTGGTGGCCGACTCCGCAACGCTGGGCAAGACGGCGGGCAAGGATGCGGCCAATGACAAGCCCACTTTTGTGTCGCTGCTGGGGCTGGAGGCTGCGAGAGCCCATGCCGAGCAGTTGCGCTTGCAGGCTCACGCCGCCTTGACGCGAAGCGGCTTGGCCGACACCCAGGCCTTGGCCGCACTGGCCGATATGGTTGTGCAGCGCACCCACTGA
- the xseB gene encoding exodeoxyribonuclease VII small subunit: MPKAAAAKKSEQPVSYEAALQELEQLIAQIESGQLPLEQMLSGYQRAAELLGFCRSQLEAVQEQVKVLDEGKLSAWTQD, encoded by the coding sequence ATGCCCAAGGCCGCTGCCGCCAAAAAATCCGAACAGCCTGTCAGCTATGAAGCTGCTTTGCAGGAGCTGGAACAACTGATTGCGCAGATCGAATCGGGTCAGCTGCCGCTGGAGCAGATGCTCAGCGGCTACCAGCGTGCGGCCGAGCTGCTGGGCTTTTGCCGCAGCCAGCTCGAAGCCGTACAGGAGCAGGTCAAGGTACTGGACGAAGGCAAGCTGTCTGCCTGGACCCAGGACTGA
- a CDS encoding aromatic ring-hydroxylating dioxygenase subunit alpha has translation MTDLSLQLQQAASQLPVSSYFDEALFQRELETIFKRGPRYVGHQLAVPEIGDYYALPQEKEGRALVRNAKGEIELISNVCRHRQAVMLKGRGNLLSEGKGHAGGNIVCPLHRWTYSTSGELLGAPHFSHDPCLNLNNYPLREWNGLLFEDNGRDIEADLAGMKLREQLRFDGFVLDHVEMHECNYNWKTFIEVYLEDYHVGPFHPGLGNFVTCDDLKWEFASEYSVQTVGVAPSFGNPGSDIYKKWHEVLLAYRNGELPDRGAIWLTYYPHIMVEWYPHVLTVSTLHPLAVDRTLNVVEFFYPEEIAAFEPEFVQAQKAAYMETCIEDDEIAERMDGGRRALYERGDNEVGPYQSPMEDGMQHFHEWYRRIMGDSVPQR, from the coding sequence ATGACTGATTTAAGTCTTCAACTGCAGCAGGCCGCAAGCCAACTACCAGTTTCAAGTTATTTCGACGAAGCGCTGTTCCAGCGCGAGTTGGAAACGATTTTCAAGCGCGGCCCGCGCTACGTGGGCCATCAGCTGGCCGTTCCCGAGATAGGCGACTACTACGCCCTGCCTCAGGAAAAAGAGGGGCGGGCGCTGGTACGCAATGCCAAAGGCGAGATCGAGCTGATCTCCAACGTCTGCCGCCACCGCCAGGCCGTGATGCTCAAGGGACGCGGCAATCTGCTGTCCGAGGGCAAGGGTCATGCTGGCGGCAACATCGTCTGCCCGCTGCACCGCTGGACCTACAGCACCAGCGGCGAACTGCTGGGCGCGCCCCATTTCAGCCACGATCCCTGCCTGAACCTCAACAACTACCCGCTGCGTGAGTGGAACGGACTGCTGTTCGAGGACAACGGCCGCGACATCGAGGCCGACCTGGCCGGCATGAAGCTGCGCGAGCAGCTCCGGTTCGACGGCTTTGTGCTCGACCATGTCGAGATGCACGAGTGCAACTACAACTGGAAGACCTTTATCGAGGTCTATCTGGAGGACTATCACGTCGGCCCCTTCCACCCCGGTCTGGGCAACTTCGTCACCTGCGACGATCTGAAGTGGGAATTCGCCAGCGAGTACTCGGTGCAGACCGTGGGCGTGGCCCCGAGCTTCGGCAACCCGGGCTCGGACATCTACAAGAAGTGGCACGAGGTGCTGCTGGCCTACCGCAACGGCGAGCTGCCCGATCGCGGCGCCATCTGGCTGACCTACTACCCCCACATCATGGTGGAGTGGTATCCGCATGTGCTGACCGTCTCGACCCTGCACCCGCTGGCCGTGGACCGGACGCTGAACGTGGTCGAGTTCTTCTACCCCGAGGAAATCGCGGCCTTCGAGCCCGAGTTCGTGCAGGCCCAGAAGGCCGCCTACATGGAAACCTGCATCGAGGACGACGAGATCGCCGAGCGCATGGACGGCGGCCGCAGGGCGCTTTATGAACGCGGCGACAACGAGGTCGGCCCCTATCAGAGCCCCATGGAAGACGGCATGCAGCATTTCCATGAGTGGTATCGCCGCATCATGGGCGACAGCGTCCCCCAACGCTGA